The Flexivirga aerilata sequence TCTGCAAGGAGGAGTCGTTCCACCAGCGGCAGGGTTACGAGCTGCTGATGACGATGATGCGCGGCACCGACGAACAGCGAGCAATGGTGCAGGAATCCGTCGATCGCTTCTGGTGGCCGGCGCTGATGATGTTCGGCCCTCCCGACGGAGACTCACCCAACACCGAGCGCTCCATGACGTGGGGCATCAAGCGTCATACCAACGACGAGCTGCGGCAGAAGTTCGTCGACATGACGGTGCCGCAGGCGAAGGCGCTGGGTGTGACGTTGCCCGACCCGGAGTTGCGCTGGAACGACGAACGCCAGGCACACGACTTCGGCTCGCCCGATTGGGAGGAGTTCTGGCAGGTGGTGAAGGGCAACGGACCCTGCAACGCCCAGCGGCTCGCCCACCGGCAGCGCGCCTACGACGAGGGAGCCTGGGTGCGCGAGGCAGCCATGGCCTACGCCGACCGACAGGTGGATGAAAATGTCTGACAACAGGGCAGATTCGCGCGAGTGGCCGCTCTACGAGGTCTTCATCCGCAGCAAGCGCGGCCTCAACCACGTGCACGTCGGCTCACTGCACGCCCCCGACGACGGTATGGCGCTGCGGCACGCCCGCGACGTCTACACCCGCCGCAACGAGGGCGTCTCGATCTGGGTCGTCCGCTCGGACGCGATCACTGCGTCCAGCCCGGACGAGAAGGACCCGCTCTTCGCGCCGAGCGGCGACAAGGTCTACCGGCACCCGACGTTCTACGACATTCCGGACAACGTGCCGCACATGTGAGTCACCCCGCGAAGTTCCTGGAGAAGCAAATGACCTCCTCTCACGTGCAACAGCCCGCAGCTGACGAACACGACAGCGCCTACGACGGCCTGCTCGGCAACGACGCCCACTGGGCCTTCGGCACCGGTTTCGAGGACCCGCTGGCGGGCGTCGACACCACCATCCCCGACGGCATCGACGCAGCCGAACTCGCTTCGTATTGCGTGATGCTCGGCGACGACGCGCTCGTCTACGCGCAGCGGCTGTCGGAGTGGACCAGCCGGGCGCCCGACCTGGAGGAGGACATCGCGATCGCCAACATCGCCCTCGACCTGGTGGGCCAGGCGCGGCTCTTGCTGACCCGGGCGGCCGCGGCCGACCCGGGCATCGTCCCCTCGCTGCCGGAGGGTTCGCCGGTGCCGGCCGAGGACGCGCTCGCCTACTTCCGCGACGCGGGCGACTTCCGCAACGTCCGCCTCGCCGAACTGCCGAACGGTGACTTCGCCGAGCTGGTCGTGCGGCTGCTGGTGCTGTCCTCCTGGCGGCTGGCGATCTTCCAGCGACTGGTCGCCCACCCCGACCCGGTGATCGCGGCGATCGCCGCGAAGGGCGTCAAGGAGCTCAGCTACCACCGTGACTTCGCCGGTCGCTGGTTCGTCACGCTCGCGCAGGGCACCGAGGAGTCGCGGCGCCGGCTCGAGGCCGCGATGGCCGGCGTGTGGCCGCTCATCGGTGAGCTGAAGTCACCCACCGCGGTCGAGTCGTCGGTCGGTGCCGACCCTGCCCAGATCACCGATGAGCTGGAAGACGTTCTCGCGCAAGTGCTTTCGGTCGCCGACGTGACACCTCCCGACGTCCGGCCCATTGCGGTGACCCGCGGCGGCACCGGCCGGGACGGCATGCACACCGAGGCGCTGAGCCGCATGCTCGCCGAGATGCAGGTGGTCGCACGCGCCCACCCGATGGGGCAGTGGTGACGTCATGGCAGCGGTGCGTGAGTCGCAGCTGACCCTGGAGCGGGCACGCGCGGTGGCCGGGACGGTGACCGATCCCGAGCTGCCGATGCTCAGCCTGGCCGACCTCGGAGTGTTGCGGGAGGTCGAGTTCGACAGCGACGGAGCGCTGATCGTGTCGATCACCCCCACCTACTCCGGCTGCCCGGCGATGGCTGCCATGCGGGACGACCTGGTCCGCGAGCTGCAGGGGGCCGGTTTCGAGCGCGTCGAGGTGCGGGTGCAACTCAGCCCGCCGTGGACCACCGACTGGATCTCCGAGCGCGGCCGAGTTGCGTTGTCCCGCAACGGCATCTCGCCACCCGGGCGCGCACCGGCCGGGCCGGTCACGTTGTCGCTCGGGCCGACCCGGCGCGCGGTGACCTGCCCCCTCTGCGGCTCCGCCGACACCGAGGTGACCAGCGAGTTCGGCAGCACCGCGTGCAAGGCGCTCTATCGCTGCCGGTCCTGCCTCGAACCCTTCGACCACGTGAAAGCGATCTGAGCTGCACATGACCGTAACGACAGAGACCGGCATCAACAGCCGGACCGCACCCTTCCGCGAGCTCGTGGTGCAGGACGTCGAGCGTCTCACCGACGACTCGGTGGCCGTGACGTTCGCCATACCCGAAGAGTTTGCAGGTGAATTCGCGTTTCGCGCAGGGCAGGCGCTGACCCTGCGCCGCTGGGTCGACGGCGTCGAGCACCGGCGCACCTACTCGATCAGCTCCGCGGTCGGGCAGGCGCCGCGGATCGGGGTGCGCGAGATCCCGGACGGGCTCTTTTCCCGGTGGCTGGTGCGCGACGTGGCGCCCGGCGACGTCATCGAGGTGCAGGCGCCGAGCGGCAGCTTCTTCGCCGACCCCGACCAGCCCGGGCGCCACCTGTGCATCGCGGCGGGATCGGGCATCACGCCGATGCTGTCGATCGCGAGCTCGGTGATCGGGCATCCCGAGGCGAGCGTGACCATGCTCTACGGCAACCGCGCGACCGGCACGGTGATGTTCGCCGAGGAGCTCGCCGATCTCAAGAACGCCCACCACCAGCGGTTCGACCTCATCCACGTGCTCTCGCGCGAGCCGCGCGACGTCGAACTCTTCTCCGGCCGGCTCGAGGGCGACCGGTTGCGCACGATCCTGCGGGAGCTCGTCCCGCTGGACGCCGTCGACCACGTGTGGCTCTGCGGGCCGCTGGAGATGCTCGAGGAGGCCCGCGGCGTCCTCCGCGAGCTGGGCGTGCCCGACGACCGCATCCACTACGAGCTGTTCTACGTCGACGCTCCGCCCCCTCAGCGGCGTCATGCCGATGCGGTCGCAGAGGGCGAAACCGCAGAGCTGACAGTGCTGCTCGACGGTCGCAGCACCACGGCGCCGGTGTCGAAGACGATGACCGTGCTCGACTCGGCGCAGACCAAACGCCCGGACCTGCCGTTCGCCTGTAAGGGCGGCGTGTGCGGCACCTGCCGGGCGCAGGTCACCGACGGCGAGGTCGAGATGGTGCGCAACTACGCGCTCGAGGACGACGAGGTGGCGCGCGGTTTCGTGCTCACCTGCCAGAGCTTCCCGGTCAGCGACGAGGTCACGGTCGACTACGACGCCTAGTCGCGGTCGGTCAGCAGTCCGTCGAAGGCGAGTGTCGTCAAGGCGTCGGCGATCTCGTCGGCGCTGCGCGGCCCACCCGGGCGCACCCATTCGGTGAGCGAGTTGACCATCCCGAAGAGCAGGCGGCTGATCAGGTCGGGCGGCAGATCCGAGCGTATGCCGCCCTCGGCCGCCGCATCGGCGACGAGCGCGGTGAGGTCGGCGTCGATGCGCCGCCGCCGGTCGAGCGCCGCCAGCTCGGCCGGGCTGTTGCCGCGCACCCGGAGCAGCAAGGTCACCGCCGGCAGGTGATCGACGAGGATCCCGACGCTGCCCCGCACCGCACCCCGCAACCGGTCGAGCGCGGACGCCGACCGGTCGGCCCGCGCGCTCGCGACGGCCTCCGACAAGCCGTCGAGTGCCTCGTCCAGGGCCGCCTGCAGCAGGTGCTCCTTGCTCGGAACATGATGGTAGAGAGCCGATTTGGTGAAGCCGAGCCGTTGGGCGAGATCGCCCATGCTGGTGGCGTCATACCCCTGCTCGTTGAAGAGGTCGATGGCCTCCCGCAACACCGTCTCGTGATCCTTGCCGGGGCGCCCGCGACGTCGCGGTGCGGCGTCGGAGCGGCTCTCGCCGACGGTGCCGCTGGCGTTCTCGGCTGCTCGGGTCACCGCCACAGCATGCCACCCTCCCGCCCGGCCGTCCTCCCGCCGAGAGGCTCACCTACCGCCGACAGGCTCACTTATCCAGCGCATCACAGGGCCGAAATCGACCGAATAGGTGAGCCGCTCGCCGATAAGTGAGCCTGTCGGCGGGGTGCGTCGCGGCGATCAGTGCGGCCGCAGGGCGGTCCCGGCCGCGCCGAGGTTGACCACCGGGGAGTCGACACCGACACCGGCGGCGTCCTTGGCCGGGATCAGCAGCGCCGCGTCCACGCCGGCCGGCACCTGCACCTGGCCCTTCGCGTCGGGCGTCACCCGCACCGCGTGCCCACCACCGGCGAGCACGAGCGTGAGGCCCGCGCCCGAACCGACCGTGACCGTCTGCCCGGACCGCACCGACAACCAGCCGCCCGCGCTGCCGGCCCTGCCGAGGTCGGTGCCGGACAGCTTTGGCAGCGATGCGTTCCACGAATTCAGTTGCCACAGAGTGTCACTCGCCGGTCGCTGGTCGAGGCGCGTCTGCGGCCGCACCGACCGGAACGGCGTGCCGGAGAGCGGCGTGGTGCCCGCACCGGCAAGCGCGTTGGTCGACGAGGTGGTGAACGGACGCTTGGCTCCGAGCGTCGCCCAGCCCCACGACGACGTCGACAACGGCATGATCTGCACGCGCGTGCCACCAGACTGGATGGTCTGCCCGTTGCCGATGTACATCGAGACGTGCCGGGCGTGCGGGGTGCTGCCGTCATACGTGCCGTAGAAGATGAGGTCGCCGACCTGCAGGTTGTTGTAGCTGACGCTCTGCAACTCGCTGTCGTGCAGCATCTTGTTGGACAGGTCCGACGGCGGGTACTGGTCGTAATAGTTGCTGACCTTGGTCAGGTTGAGGCCACCGGCGCGCAGCGCCTGCGAGATGAAGCCCGAACAGTCGTAACCCAGTGACGTGCCTGGGTTTCCGGTGCCGCCCCACAGGTAGTCGATGCCGTTCTGCGACCTCGCCCACCCGATCGCCGCGTTGATGTGCGCCGTGCGGGTGCTCGCGACCGACGCCTTCAGCGGCGAAATCCAGGTGGAGGAGTTGAAGGGGTAGGGGATCCCGAGGAAGGACCAGAGCGCCGGGTCCAGCTTGGTGGTCGCCGGCCGGCCGCGGTTCGCCAGATACTGCGTGAGCAGCGCCTGAGTCTGCGGGCCCCACACCGAGGAGTTGGTCTTGTTGACCGTCATCCCGAGCTTGCGCTGCATCATGTAGACGGCGGTGCCCTGATATCCCTGGTATTGCACGTTGCCCGACCCGGGTCCGGCCTGGCTGAGATAGGGCCCGGCGTATGGCGAGTTGGGGCACCACCGGTTGTCGATGCCGAGTCGCCCGACCCTGCTGAACCATTGGCTCCAGAGCGCGCAGGGTGCGTAGACGCCCTCGTTGCTCGTCGGCCACCCGGCGGTGTAGAGGCCACCCACCTGGGCGAAGCGCGCATACACGCCGCCCTGCACGAAGTAGCCGTTGGCGCCGTTGCGGGCGTAGACCGCGCCCTGCTTCTGCGACTGGTTGGGGCGCACCATGGTCTGCGCCCACCCGGAGTAGCCGCTGATCGTCGACAGCGCTCCGGTGTCGCTGGTCGGCCAGCCGAATCTTGCCGGATTCCAATAGGTTTGGGTGTTGTGCGTCATCACGTGGGTGCCGTATGCCGTGGTGTCGGCGATCAGCCCACGGTCGAACCGCTCGTAGGTGCCGCTCGCGCCGAAGCCGGACGCGTTGGTGACCTGGCTGGTCGGCCAGCCGAGGCCGAACAGGCCGTTCTGCTGGGCGAACTTGGCGAACGTGCGCCCGGTGACGAAGTAGCCGGGTCCACCGGTCTTGGCGTAGCCGGCGCCGCGCGCGTAGGCGCCCTGGTTGGGGCGCATGAAGTAGGTCGACGTGCCGGCCGAGCCGTTGATCGTGGGCAGGGCGCCGCCGTTGCCGGCGGGCCAGCCGTGCACCTGGACGTTCCAGGTCTGCTCCAGACCGCCGCCGATCGTGAACGTGCCGAGTGGTGAACCGACGACGTACCCGTCGGTGTAGCGCTGATACCAGCCGCTCATGCCCCACGCGGTGGCGTTGACTACCGGGCCGGTCGGCGTGCCGAGCTGGTGCAGCCCGGCGACCGCGCGCGTGGTCTGCGTGACTGCCGGCATACCCGATGCAGGTGCGGCCAGTGCTCCGCCGATCGGCAGCAGGCTGACGACGGCCCCGAGGGCGAGACCTCGTGTCACCGGCCGGCCGCGCTGGTGGCGGATCCGGTCGGTCTGGCCTGCGGTCCGGGTCGGTCCGGACCAACTGTTGTGCAGCTTCGGTGCATTCATCATCCGCGCCCGGCGCTGATTCCCCAATGAGCGCTCGGGCTTCCCCCTTCGCGATCAGCATAGGAAGGGTCGTGCCGATGGGCCAGTGGGAGAGGCGATTTCGCGATGGGGTGGACGCCCCATCAGGGCCCGTTGCGGGCCGTGGGAAGAGCTCGAAGAGCGAGTGACGAGAATCGAACTCGCGTATTCAGCTTGGGAAGCTGATGTTCTACCATTGAACTACACTCGCGTGACTCGGCAGATGCCCTTTTGCATTGGCGCTTTTGCATCGGCGCTTGACTGAGACCTTCCGAGTCGCTCCGGAGTCTAACCCACGGCACGTTCGTCCCCGCGCACCCGGCTCCCGGGTAGCGTGACCCCGTGCTCCTCTCCGACCGCGACATTCGCGCCCAGATCGACGCCGGCCGCGTGCGCCTCGACCCGTATGACGAGACGATGATCCAGCCGTCGAGCATCGACATCAGGCTCGACCGCTACTTCCGGTTGTTCGACAACCACAAGTACCCGTTCATCGACCCGTCCGCCGAGCAGGACGAGCTGACCCGGCTGATCGAGACCGCACCGGAAGAGCCGTTCGTGTTGCACCCCGGGGAGTTCGTGCTGGGGTCGACCTACGAGCAGGTCACGCTGCCGGACGACGTCGCGGCGCGGGTGGAGGGCAAGTCGAGTCTCGGGCGCCTCGGGCTGCTCACGCATGCCACGGCGGGCTTCGTCGACCCGGGCTTCTCCGGTCACGTCACGCTCGAGCTGTCCAACGTGGCGACGCTGCCGATCAAGTTGTGGCCCGGCATGAAGATCGGCCAGCTGTGCTTCTTCCAGCTCAGCAGTCCGGCCGAAAACCCTTACGGCAGTGCAAAATACGGTTCGCACTACCAGGGTCAGCGCGGCCCGACGGCAAGCCGCTCCTACAGCAACTTCCACCGCACGCAGGTCTGATGAGCGACTTCACGACGGGCCCCGGTCACGACGGAGGCCATCCCTTCCTCGTCTCGCCGACCCTGCGCAGCCGCCCGGAAGCGGTCGTGCTGGTGCTGCACGGCGGCGCCGAGCACAGCACGGACCGCACGACCAAGTGGGCGCCGCCGGTGCTGCGGATGCTGCCGTTCGCACGCGATCTGCGCAGGCGCAGCCGGGGGCGGCTTGCGCCATACGTGCTGCGCGACGCGGTGCGCGGCTACAACGACGACAAACGGTCGCCGGTCGTCGACGCCCGATGGGCCCTCGAGCGGATCCGCGAGCTGCACCCCGGCCGCCCGGTCGGTCTGCTCGGTCACTCGATGGGTGGTCGAGTCGCGTTGGAACTGGCCGGAAGTGACGGTGTCGAGGCCGTCGTCGGGCTCGCCCCGTGGGTGCCCGAGCAGTATGACGTGACTCCCTTTCTCGACCTCCACACCCTGCTGCTCCACGGCTCGCACGATCGCGTCACCGACCCGCGGGAGACCAAGAAGCTTGCCGCACGCATCGCCGCCGCGGGAGGGGATGCGCGCTTCGAGTCGCTGCCCGACTGGCACGCGATGCTCCGGCGTTCGCGCAGCTGGCACCGGCTGTCCTCGCAGTTCCTCGAGAAGGCCCTGCTGCCCGCCCGCGGCATCGGCGATTCGTGATCGATCTGTGATCAAAGGCATAACAGGGCGTTTTCGTCTGCACGGTGTCCGTCCCCTGCGTTAGGTTGGTTCGCCATGATCCGCTTTGAGCAGGTCGTCAAGAAGTTCCCCGACGGCACGACGGCGGTCGACCATCTCTCCCTGGAGGCGCCGACCGGCAAGATCACCGTGCTCGTCGGTCCTTCCGGCTGCGGCAAGACGACGTCGCTGCGCATGATCAACCGGATGATCGACCCGACCGAGGGTCGCATCCTCATCGACGACCAGAACGTCATGGACGTCGACGCACCGAAGCTGCGCCGCGGCATCGGCTACGTGATCCAGCACGCCGGGCTCTTCCCGCACCGCACGGTCGCCGAGAACGTCGCGACCGTGCCGCTGCTGCTCGGCACACCCAAGGCCGAGGCGAAGAAGCGCGCCCACGAAGTCCTCGAACTCGTCGGGCTGCCAGGAGATTTCGCCAACCGCTACCCGGCTCAGCTGTCCGGCGGGCAGCAGCAGCGCGTCGGTGTGGCGCGCGCCCTGGCCGCAGACCCGCCGGTGATGCTGATGGACGAGCCGTTCAGTGCGGTCGACCCCGTGGTGCGCGACCAGCTGCAGGATGAGTTCCTCCGGCTGCAGGGCGAGCTCGGCAAGACCATCGTCTTCGTCACCCACGACATCGACGAGGCGATCAAGCTCGGCGACCAGGTCGCGGTCATGCGGGTGGGCGGCAAGCTCGCGCAACTGGCCGAGCCGGCATACCTGCTGGCGCACCCGATCGACGACTTCGTCTCCGACTTCATCGGCCGCGACCGCGGTTATCGAGCGTTGAGCTTCACCGACGCGCCGCGACTGCCGCTCGCTCCCGAGCCGACCGTCGAGATCGGTGCGAGCGTCGATGAGGCACGCGCGGCCACCGGCGACGACTGGCTGCTCGTCGTCGAGGACGGCCGCCCGCAGGGCTGGGTCGAGCCGTCGCGGATCACCGCCCCGATCGAGCAGGCCATGCTGCACCGCGGTGGCACGGTCGCCGCCGCCGACGGCCCGTTGCGCGCCGCGCTCGACGCGGCGCTGTCCTCCCCGAGCCGGCGCGGCGTGATCGTCGACGGCGACGGCAAGCTGCTCGGCACCGTCCGCGCGCACCAGGTGCTCTCGGCGATCGAGCAGGCCGATCGGCCGGAGGTGCACGAGGAGGACATTGCGCCGACCGAGCCGGTCAGCGGGACCACGCCGTGAAGACCCTCGATCTGAGCTACGTGTCGGACAACTGGTCCGACATCATGCAACGCGCCTGGCAGCACGCCGTGCTGGCCGGGTTGCCACTGCTGCTCGGGCTGGCGATCGCGCTGCCGCTCGGGTGGTGGGCGCGGCGGTCGGCCCGTCTGCGCCCGATCCTGATCGGTGGTGCGGGACTGCTCTACACGATCCCGTCGCTCGCGCTCTTCATCGTGATGCCGGTCATCCTCGGCACCAAGATCCTGAGCCCCTGGAACGTCATCGTCGCGATGACGCTCTACACGCTGGCGCTGCTGGTGCGCACCGTCGTCGACGGGCTGAGCGCAGTGCCGAACGACGTCGAACAGGCAGCAACCGCAATGGGATACACGCCCGTGAGGCGCTTCTTCGGGGTTGACCTCCCCCTCGCGGTTCCGGTCATCGCCGGTGGCCTGCGGGTGGCGGCGGTCAGCAACGTGTCGATCGTCAGCGTCGCGTCGCTGCTCGGGGTGAGCCAGCTCGGTTACTACATCACCAACGGCTACCAGCGGTCCTACTCGATCGAGGTCTGGGTCGGCATCGTCGGCTGCCTGGTGCTGGCCCTGCTCTTCGACCTGGTGATCCAGCTGGTCTCCCGCGCGCTCACCCCCTGGCTGCGAGTGAGGGGCGCGTCATGATCCTGACCGACACGTGGCACTGGCTGGTCAACGGCGCCAACTGGAGCGGCACCGACGGCATCCTGCACCGGCTCGAGCAGCACGTCATCTACACCCTGATCACGCTGGTGATCGCCTGCCTGATCGCGCTGCCGCTCGGCTTCTGGATCGCGCACACCGGCCGCGGCCGCTTCCTGGTCAGCCTCGCCAACGCGGCGCGCGCGGTGCCCAGCCTCGGACTGCTCTGCATCCTCGGCATCTGGGCCTCCAGCCACATCAGCGGCGACCTGGCGCTGACCGGGCCGAGCATCGCCGTGCTGGTCGTGCTCGCCCTGCCGCCGCTGCTCGCCGGCGCCTATGCCGGCATCACCGAGGTCGACCCCGCAGCGCGCGACGCCGCCAAGGGCATGGGTATGACGGGCACCCAGGTCTTCACCAAGGTCGAGCTGCCCAACTCGCTGCCCCTCGTCTTCTCCGGACTGCGCAGCGCGAGCCTGCAGGTCATCGCCACCGCGACGATCGCGGCGTTCCTCGGCATCGGCGGGCTCGGCCGCTTCCTGCTCGACGGCCAGGCGAGCGGCGAATACCAGGTCATGATCGGCGGGTCGGTGCTCGTCGCGGCGCTCGCGCTGCTGGTCGACCTGCTCTTCGCTGTGGCGCAGCGGCGCCTTGTCTCGCCGGGCCTGACCGGCCGCCGCGTGCACCGTCATACAACGGGAGCGGGGAGTGGAAACCTCGATCCGGCAACGATTCCCGATGACAAAAGGGTCACCGCATGAGACACCTACGTAGGCAGACCGCGGCCCTGGTCGCGACCGCTTTCGCCATACCGACACTCGCGGCGTGCGGACTGTCCGGTGACGCGCTGCAGAGCGGTGGTGGCGGTGGCTCGTGTTCGTCCGCGCAGCCGAAGGCGGGCACGGTCAGCATCGGCTCGGCCAACTTCCCCGAGTCCCAGCTGCTGGCCGACATCTACGCGGCGGCGCTCAAGGGCGCCGGGGTCAAGACCACGACGACCGACCCGATCGGCGCGCGCGAGGCCTACCTCAAGGCGCTCGACGACGGATCCATCCAGCTGGTGCCGGAATACACCGGTTCGCTGCTGACCTACCTCAACCCGAAGGCGACCGAGAAGGCGCCGGACGAGGTGTATGCCGCGCTGATCACGACCATCCCGTGCAGTCAGCTCGCGCTCAATCCGTCGCAGGCGCAGGACAGCAACGCGATGGTGGTGTCCAAGGCGACCGCCGACAAGTGGAACCTCAAGACCGTGAGTGACCTGGCCAAGCACGCCGGTGACGTCACGGTCGCGGCGCCGCCGGAGTTCCGCAGCCGCGACCAGGGGCTGGTGGGGCTGAAGGCGACCTACAACTTCACCCCGAAGAACTTCCTGCCGCTGTCGGCGACGCCGGCCATCGTGTCGGCGTTGAAGAACAACCAGGCGCAGGCCGCCAACATCTTCTCCACCGACCCGTCGATCAAGCAGAACAACTTCGTCATCCTGCGCGACGACAAGCAGCTCTTCGGCTCCGACCAGGTCGTCCCGCTGATCTCGCGATCCTCGGCGACCCCCAAGGTGCAGGTCGCGCTCAACAAGATCTCGGCGAAGCTGACCACCGACAACCTCGGTGAGATGGTCAAGCAGGTCGTCGTCGACAAGAAGGACCCGAAGGCGGTCGCCGACGCGTTCGTGAAGCAGCAGGGTCTCGGCTGAGGTAGCTCCGCCAGTGGCTGCGTTCACGCCGCGGCGCCGCTCGGCTCCGCGGCACCGCTCGGTTGCGTGAGCGAGCCGGAGCACCGCCAGTCTCTCCACCGAGAGGCACACATCCGCACTGAGCGGACTACACATTCGGCGCACATTTGTGGTCCTCTCGGCGCGGTGTTGTGCCTGTCGATCAGGGGGCTCGCTGGTCGGCGCGAGCGTGCAGAAGTCGCGACGGTTGCGGGGTGTGCACGCGGATGGGGCCGGGCGTGCAGAAGTCGCGACGGTTGCGGGGTGTGCACGTGGATCGGGGCGCTGGCGTGCAGAAGTCGCGACGGTAGCGGCTCGCGCACGCACTACTGAATGAGTGAGCGCTCACTCATTTGTGTTACGGTCATCCCGTGGGCAGCCAACGCACGAGCGCCAGGACCGCCAAGCGCGCCGCTCCGATGAAACCGGAGGAGCGGCGTGAAGCGTTGATCGTGGCGACCATCGAGGCGGTCCGTGCGCATCGTCAACGGCCGAGCACCAAGCAGATCGCGCAGGCTGCGGGAGTGGCGGAGGGCACGATCTTCCGGGTGTTCGACAGCAAGGACGAGCTGTTCGACGCGGTGATCGATCGGGTGCTCGACCCGGAGCCGTTCCTGCAGCGGCTGACCGAGATCGACCCGAGTGCCGACTTCGAAACTCGATTGACGGCATACGTCGGCCTGCTGCAACGTCGCTTCCAGGAGATTTTCGAGTTGATGGATGCGCTGGGCCTGGTCGGGCCGCCGGAGCGGCATCGGGACCGGCCGAAGCGTGATCGCGAGATCGCGTCACGCATCCGGGAGGTATTCGTCGACGACGAGCCACTCCTGCGCGTGTCCCTCGATCAACTGCTCCTGCAGGTGCGACTGCTCACCTTCGCCGGAAGCCATCACCACATCTCCGACGAACACATCCTCACCCCCGAGCAGGTCGTCGACACCATCCTGCACGGCGTGCTCAAACGCGGAAACGACTGAAAACACAAGACTTTCAAGGGAAACTCATGCTGTTACAACTCATCAAGACCAGACTCAGGCCGTATGGCGGCCTGCTCGCGGCACTCGCGGTGCTGCAACTGATCAATGTCGGCGCCAACCTCTACCTACCGACGCTCAACGCGGACATCATCGACAAGGGCGTCACCCGCGGCGACACCGGCTACATCTGGCACACCGGCGGCATCATGCTCGCCATCTCTCTGGTGCAGGTCGTCGGCTCGATCGGCGCGGCATACATGGGCGCCCGGATCGCGATGTTCTTCGGGCGCGACACCCGCACGTCGGTGTTCCGTGCGGTCGGCCGGTTCTCCGCGCGCGAGGTCGGCCAGTTCGGTGCACCATCGCTGATCACCCGCAGCACCAACGACGTGCAGCAGGTGCAGTTGCTCGTGCTGATG is a genomic window containing:
- a CDS encoding ABC transporter permease; amino-acid sequence: MILTDTWHWLVNGANWSGTDGILHRLEQHVIYTLITLVIACLIALPLGFWIAHTGRGRFLVSLANAARAVPSLGLLCILGIWASSHISGDLALTGPSIAVLVVLALPPLLAGAYAGITEVDPAARDAAKGMGMTGTQVFTKVELPNSLPLVFSGLRSASLQVIATATIAAFLGIGGLGRFLLDGQASGEYQVMIGGSVLVAALALLVDLLFAVAQRRLVSPGLTGRRVHRHTTGAGSGNLDPATIPDDKRVTA
- a CDS encoding ABC transporter permease, which encodes MQRAWQHAVLAGLPLLLGLAIALPLGWWARRSARLRPILIGGAGLLYTIPSLALFIVMPVILGTKILSPWNVIVAMTLYTLALLVRTVVDGLSAVPNDVEQAATAMGYTPVRRFFGVDLPLAVPVIAGGLRVAAVSNVSIVSVASLLGVSQLGYYITNGYQRSYSIEVWVGIVGCLVLALLFDLVIQLVSRALTPWLRVRGAS
- a CDS encoding TetR/AcrR family transcriptional regulator, translated to MGSQRTSARTAKRAAPMKPEERREALIVATIEAVRAHRQRPSTKQIAQAAGVAEGTIFRVFDSKDELFDAVIDRVLDPEPFLQRLTEIDPSADFETRLTAYVGLLQRRFQEIFELMDALGLVGPPERHRDRPKRDREIASRIREVFVDDEPLLRVSLDQLLLQVRLLTFAGSHHHISDEHILTPEQVVDTILHGVLKRGND
- a CDS encoding ABC transporter substrate-binding protein, which translates into the protein MRHLRRQTAALVATAFAIPTLAACGLSGDALQSGGGGGSCSSAQPKAGTVSIGSANFPESQLLADIYAAALKGAGVKTTTTDPIGAREAYLKALDDGSIQLVPEYTGSLLTYLNPKATEKAPDEVYAALITTIPCSQLALNPSQAQDSNAMVVSKATADKWNLKTVSDLAKHAGDVTVAAPPEFRSRDQGLVGLKATYNFTPKNFLPLSATPAIVSALKNNQAQAANIFSTDPSIKQNNFVILRDDKQLFGSDQVVPLISRSSATPKVQVALNKISAKLTTDNLGEMVKQVVVDKKDPKAVADAFVKQQGLG
- a CDS encoding alpha/beta hydrolase, whose product is MSDFTTGPGHDGGHPFLVSPTLRSRPEAVVLVLHGGAEHSTDRTTKWAPPVLRMLPFARDLRRRSRGRLAPYVLRDAVRGYNDDKRSPVVDARWALERIRELHPGRPVGLLGHSMGGRVALELAGSDGVEAVVGLAPWVPEQYDVTPFLDLHTLLLHGSHDRVTDPRETKKLAARIAAAGGDARFESLPDWHAMLRRSRSWHRLSSQFLEKALLPARGIGDS
- a CDS encoding ABC transporter ATP-binding protein, which codes for MIRFEQVVKKFPDGTTAVDHLSLEAPTGKITVLVGPSGCGKTTSLRMINRMIDPTEGRILIDDQNVMDVDAPKLRRGIGYVIQHAGLFPHRTVAENVATVPLLLGTPKAEAKKRAHEVLELVGLPGDFANRYPAQLSGGQQQRVGVARALAADPPVMLMDEPFSAVDPVVRDQLQDEFLRLQGELGKTIVFVTHDIDEAIKLGDQVAVMRVGGKLAQLAEPAYLLAHPIDDFVSDFIGRDRGYRALSFTDAPRLPLAPEPTVEIGASVDEARAATGDDWLLVVEDGRPQGWVEPSRITAPIEQAMLHRGGTVAAADGPLRAALDAALSSPSRRGVIVDGDGKLLGTVRAHQVLSAIEQADRPEVHEEDIAPTEPVSGTTP